The following coding sequences are from one Candidatus Stygibacter australis window:
- the thrC gene encoding threonine synthase: protein MRESIKYYSTNLKAAEVSFRDALLKGIAPDRGLFMPKEIPSFSADELTELASLEYYEIASAVLYKFLKGEIPQTDLLNLARSAYNYEVPLEHVFERKYVMRLDQGPTASFKDFAARMMGRLMQYYLKTEDRKLLILTATSGDTGSAIANAFYGLDNIKCLVLFPEKEVTDRQRKQMTTLGKNIQIVGLNAKFDDCQHLVKQAFADTDLDFLNLSSANSINIGRILPQIVYYFYAYAKLKKGADDKVIYSVPSGNFGDMMGGMIASRMGLPVKKYVIACNENDEFPVFLKTGQYRKIVPSKNCLSSAMNVGHPSNLSRLVALYGGAMDEKGNVSKAPDLDRMRKDIFAVSVNDKQTKEMIAKAYQQHKLLLEPHGAVGWSGLEYFLETHPDYNKPEQLCVSLETAHPAKFPQQIEEILKFDPELPPSLEGLEEKEESFDLLKNEYDAFKEYLIRKYK from the coding sequence ATGAGAGAATCAATAAAATACTATTCTACAAATCTGAAGGCTGCGGAAGTTAGCTTCCGTGATGCTCTGCTTAAGGGTATTGCACCTGACAGAGGGCTTTTCATGCCCAAAGAGATACCATCGTTTTCAGCTGATGAACTAACAGAACTGGCTTCACTAGAATATTATGAGATCGCCTCTGCGGTGCTTTATAAATTCCTGAAAGGTGAAATCCCCCAAACTGATCTTCTAAATCTTGCCAGGTCTGCCTATAATTATGAAGTTCCACTAGAACATGTATTTGAGCGTAAATACGTAATGCGGCTCGATCAAGGCCCCACAGCATCATTTAAGGATTTTGCTGCCCGAATGATGGGAAGATTGATGCAGTATTACTTGAAGACAGAAGATAGGAAATTATTGATACTTACAGCAACTTCGGGTGATACTGGCAGTGCAATAGCCAACGCTTTTTATGGTCTTGATAATATCAAATGCCTGGTTTTATTTCCCGAAAAAGAAGTTACTGACAGGCAGCGCAAGCAGATGACAACCCTGGGAAAGAATATCCAGATTGTGGGGCTAAATGCCAAATTTGACGACTGCCAGCATCTGGTAAAACAGGCCTTTGCAGACACTGACCTTGATTTTCTTAATCTCTCTTCCGCTAATTCCATTAATATTGGCAGAATCCTGCCCCAGATAGTATATTACTTTTATGCTTATGCAAAACTCAAAAAAGGTGCAGATGATAAGGTGATCTATTCTGTTCCATCCGGTAATTTTGGTGATATGATGGGCGGTATGATCGCCAGTAGAATGGGTTTACCTGTAAAGAAATATGTGATTGCCTGTAATGAAAATGATGAATTCCCTGTATTCCTGAAGACAGGACAATACAGGAAAATTGTCCCTTCTAAAAATTGCCTGTCCAGTGCGATGAACGTAGGTCACCCCAGTAATCTCTCCCGGCTGGTAGCCTTATATGGTGGAGCAATGGACGAAAAAGGTAATGTTTCCAAGGCACCGGATCTGGATAGAATGCGAAAAGATATTTTTGCGGTCAGTGTAAATGATAAACAAACCAAAGAAATGATCGCAAAAGCTTATCAGCAACATAAACTCCTTCTGGAACCCCATGGTGCTGTAGGCTGGTCAGGATTGGAATATTTCCTTGAAACCCATCCAGATTACAATAAGCCTGAGCAGTTATGCGTTTCTCTGGAAACTGCTCATCCAGCAAAATTCCCTCAGCAGATTGAGGAAATCCTTAAATTTGACCCTGAGCTCCCCCCCAGTCTGGAAGGTTTGGAAGAAAAGGAGGAGTCCTTTGATCTTCTGAAAAATGAATATGATGCCTTCAAAGAATACCTGATAAGGAAATATAAATGA
- a CDS encoding cofactor-independent phosphoglycerate mutase, whose product MKYMIILGDGMADRPIKSRENKTPLQLANIPSIDKLCSIGRTGQLVTVPPDMPPGSEVANLAVLGYDVYKVYQGRGVLEGASMGVTIEEGDLAMRCNLLCLEDDKIKNHSAGHITTSESHLLIDALNEELSNDQIRFYKGISFRHLLVIKGGNNDLKFTPPHDVPGTPWRDVLIEPTSDDGIETAKILNDLIIKSQDVLRNHPVNLKRRKEGKDPANSAWFWSSGYKPAMKTLQEKYNIKGAAISAVDIIKGLGIYAGMDVIEVEGATGLIDTNYEGKAEAAINALKDHDFVYLHVEATDEAGHEGNIDKKIKALEYLDSRLVKYIMEQAADMDEPVSIGLIPDHATPCEIRTHTHDAVPFVIYNPTLKADEVTEYNEFSVKKGFYGVLKGDEFIKTLLGLL is encoded by the coding sequence ATGAAATATATGATCATACTTGGTGATGGGATGGCAGATCGCCCCATAAAATCCCGAGAAAATAAAACTCCCCTCCAACTCGCAAATATTCCCAGTATAGATAAATTATGTTCAATAGGCAGGACCGGGCAACTGGTAACTGTGCCACCCGATATGCCGCCTGGAAGTGAAGTAGCAAATCTGGCGGTTCTGGGATATGATGTATATAAGGTCTATCAGGGGCGTGGAGTACTGGAAGGTGCCAGTATGGGTGTAACCATTGAAGAAGGTGATCTGGCAATGAGATGCAATCTGCTCTGCCTGGAAGATGATAAGATAAAGAATCATTCTGCCGGACATATCACTACTTCGGAATCACATCTTCTAATAGATGCCCTGAATGAGGAGCTGTCTAATGACCAGATCAGGTTCTATAAAGGTATCAGCTTTCGGCATCTGTTGGTGATAAAAGGTGGAAATAATGACTTAAAATTTACTCCTCCACATGATGTGCCAGGAACTCCCTGGCGGGATGTGCTTATCGAGCCTACCAGTGATGATGGAATTGAAACTGCTAAAATCCTCAATGATCTGATCATTAAATCACAAGACGTTCTCCGAAACCATCCGGTTAATCTAAAAAGAAGAAAGGAAGGAAAAGACCCTGCTAATTCTGCCTGGTTCTGGTCTTCTGGATATAAACCTGCCATGAAAACACTTCAAGAGAAATATAATATCAAGGGAGCAGCGATATCTGCTGTCGATATTATTAAAGGACTGGGAATTTATGCTGGTATGGACGTAATTGAGGTAGAAGGTGCCACTGGACTGATAGATACTAATTATGAAGGGAAAGCTGAAGCAGCAATAAATGCTTTGAAAGACCATGATTTTGTATATCTACACGTGGAAGCAACTGATGAAGCAGGTCATGAAGGTAATATAGATAAAAAGATCAAAGCTCTCGAATATCTTGATAGCAGACTGGTTAAATATATCATGGAGCAGGCAGCGGATATGGATGAACCGGTTTCGATCGGCTTGATCCCTGATCACGCCACTCCCTGTGAGATCAGAACTCACACTCATGATGCAGTGCCTTTTGTGATCTATAATCCCACGTTGAAGGCAGATGAAGTTACCGAATACAATGAGTTTTCGGTTAAGAAGGGGTTTTATGGAGTGCTTAAGGGTGATGAGTTTATCAAGACACTCCTCGGGTTATTATAG